One stretch of Bombus terrestris chromosome 5, iyBomTerr1.2, whole genome shotgun sequence DNA includes these proteins:
- the LOC100648474 gene encoding SAP30-binding protein — MSVQSVALASLTATYTDSEGEDGVEDDLQENSNTPQGAAPHNAQVGQPQAFTSPKSGTSASNSPVVAPNVGGKSSNDLSNAPTLVTDVTSKVQRLVSYFDDTIVSDDEGVVQTQIDGQPFENGRPSSIMECSPSCQGEQLVSDSEVDPYGVVIPPEPSGQCPVELQEKITKLFRKMESGGLDMNKVIQQRKDFRNPSIYEKLVQFCSINELGTNYPPDRFDPFKWGKDSYYEELAKVQKAKMDKLEKARKEKTKIEIVSGTAKRPNSSSTTEDDAKKRKSKWDQVATGATASIKPTVLLSQPTLTTLTSSATGTKATVISAFGSLPKKRL; from the coding sequence ATGTCTGTACAAAGTGTTGCTCTGGCATCTCTCACGGCCACCTATACCGACTCGGAGGGCGAAGACGGGGTGGAAGACGACCTTCAGGAGAATTCGAACACTCCCCAGGGGGCCGCCCCGCATAATGCCCAAGTCGGTCAGCCCCAGGCTTTCACCAGTCCCAAATCTGGCACATCAGCCTCAAATAGTCCCGTTGTTGCACCCAACGTCGGTGGCAAGTCTAGTAACGATTTGTCGAACGCACCCACCTTAGTAACAGATGTGACATCTAAGGTGCAAAGATTGGTTTCATACTTTGATGATACAATAGTCTCCGATGACGAGGGAGTGGTACAAACACAAATCGATGGACAGCCTTTTGAAAATGGAAGGCCCTCCTCGATTATGGAATGCTCTCCCTCTTGTCAAGGAGAACAGTTAGTTTCAGATAGCGAGGTGGATCCCTATGGCGTTGTTATACCACCAGAGCCATCAGGACAGTGTCCTGTGGAACTACAGGAAAAAATAACAAAACTTTTTAGGAAAATGGAGAGCGGCGGTTTGGATATGAACAAAGTTATACAACAAAGGAAGGATTTTAGAAATCCATCCATTTATGAAAAACTCGTTCAATTTTGTAGCATCAATGAATTGGGTACTAATTATCCTCCTGATAGATTCGATCCATTTAAATGGGGTAAAGATTCGTATTACGAGGAGCTCGCCAAAGTTCAAAAGGCAAAAATGGATAAACTCGAAAAGGCTAGgaaagagaaaacaaaaatCGAAATTGTTTCTGGTACAGCTAAGCGACCCAATAGTTCTAGTACAACGGAAGATGAcgctaaaaaaagaaaaagtaaatggGATCAAGTTGCAACTGGAGCTACTGCCTCGATAAAGCCAACTGTGCTGTTATCTCAACCAACTCTTACCACTTTAACATCATCTGCAACTGGCACCAAAGCAACGGTAATATCTGCTTTTGGATCTTTACCAAagaaaagactgtaa
- the LOC100648131 gene encoding serine--tRNA ligase, cytoplasmic isoform X1: MFQTLQYIYRYSSQVSSVSHDYSINVVIVDLFRKDKGFDPDKVRENQRKRFKDVNLVDTVIEKDKIWRQLRHRADNLNKLKNVCSKEIGEKMKKKEAVDGDDTVSKDILENLENLLPNSLKSLTVAQIKTVRGSIDDAIRTNDKDLVLTELERNRALKEIGNILHESVPISNDEEENKVERTCGDCTQKKKYSHVDLIYMIDGIDGERGTNVSGGRGYFLTGPAVFLQHALIQLALRQLHVKGYKPLYTPFFMRKDVMQEVAQLSQFDEELYKVIGKGSERNDDKEIEEKYLIATSEQPIAAFHRNEWIPENILPIKYAGLSTCFRQEVGSHGRDTRGIFRVHQFEKVEQFCLTSPYDDKSWQMMEEMISNAEEFYKSLEIPYRIVNIVSGALNNAASKKLDLEAWFPGSSAFRELVSCSNCLDYQARRLLVRYGQTKKMNANTDYVHMLNATMCAVTRVICAILEVHQTDTSVKVPKVLAQFMPAEYEYEIPFVKPAPIDETEVKKQKKQKERKDVICT; encoded by the exons ATG TTCCAGACGCTCCAGTACATCTACCGGTACAGTTCTCAAGTAAGCAGTGTAAGCCACGATTATAGTATAAATGTAGTGATCGTTG ATCTGTTTCGAAAGGATAAAGGGTTTGATCCAGATAAAGTGCGAGAAAATCAAAGGAAACGTTTTAAAGATGTAAATTTAGTTGACACGGTGATCGAAAAAGACAAAATTTGGCGTCAGCTGCGACACAGAGCTGATaacttaaataaattaaaaaatgtatgcaGCAAAGAGATAggagagaaaatgaaaaaaaaggaagcagTGGACGGCGATGATACTGTCTCAAAGGATATTCTTGAAAACCTGGAAAATTTATTGCCTAATAGCCTGAAATCGTTAACAGTTGCACAGATCAAAACTGTTCGTGGTTCCATCGACGATGCTATTCGAACAAATGATAAAGATTTAGTCTTAACCGAATTGGAAAGAAACCGTGCACTCAAAGAAATAGGAAACATATTGCATGAGTCTGTACCAATTAGCAATGACGAGGaggaaaataaa gtTGAAAGAACTTGTGGAGATTGTAcacagaaaaagaaatattctcaTGTTGATTTAATATACATGATAGATGGTATAGATGGAGAACGTGGCACTAATGTCTCAGGGGGACGTGGTTATTTTTTAACAGGACCAGCAGTTTTTCTGCAGCATGCATTAATTCAATTAGCTCTCAGGCAGTTACATGTAAAAGGTTACAAACCACTTTACACGCCATTCTTTATGCGTAAGGATGTTATGCAAGAAGTAGCACAATTATCTCAATTTGATGAAGAATTATACaag gTAATTGGTAAGGGTAGTGAACGCAATGACgataaagaaattgaagaaaaatatttgattgctACATCTGAGCAACCGATAGCTGCGTTTCATAGAAACGAATGGATTCCTGAAAATATTTTACCAATTAAGTATGCAGGACTATCTACATGTTTTAGGCAAGAAGTTGGATCTCATGGACGTGATACTAGAGGCATTTTTAGGGTTCATCAATTCGAAAAA GTAGAGCAATTCTGTTTAACATCACCATATGATGATAAATCTTGGCAAATGATGGAAGAAATGATTTCAAATGCAGaggaattttataaatctttgGAGATCCCTTATCGTATAGTAAATATAGTATCTGGTGCATTGAATAATGCTGCTTCAAAAAAACTTGACTTAGAAGCATGGTTTCCGGGATCAAGCGCTTTTCGCGAACTCGTCTCATGCAGCAACTGCTTAGATTATCAAGCAAGACGTTTACTGGTCAG ATATGGTCAAACCAAGAAGATGAATGCTAATACAGATTACGTTCATATGTTAAATGCAACCATGTGTGCGGTTACTCGCGTTATATGTGCAATTTTGGAAGTACATCAAACAGATACTTCTGTGAAAGTACCAAAGGTTCTTGCACAGTTTATGCCAGCAGAATACGAGTATGAAATTCCGTTTGTTAAACCAGCACCTATCGATGAAACAGaagtaaagaaacaaaaaaagcaaaaagaacgAAAGGATGTCATctgtacttaa
- the LOC100648131 gene encoding serine--tRNA ligase, cytoplasmic isoform X2: protein MVLDLDLFRKDKGFDPDKVRENQRKRFKDVNLVDTVIEKDKIWRQLRHRADNLNKLKNVCSKEIGEKMKKKEAVDGDDTVSKDILENLENLLPNSLKSLTVAQIKTVRGSIDDAIRTNDKDLVLTELERNRALKEIGNILHESVPISNDEEENKVERTCGDCTQKKKYSHVDLIYMIDGIDGERGTNVSGGRGYFLTGPAVFLQHALIQLALRQLHVKGYKPLYTPFFMRKDVMQEVAQLSQFDEELYKVIGKGSERNDDKEIEEKYLIATSEQPIAAFHRNEWIPENILPIKYAGLSTCFRQEVGSHGRDTRGIFRVHQFEKVEQFCLTSPYDDKSWQMMEEMISNAEEFYKSLEIPYRIVNIVSGALNNAASKKLDLEAWFPGSSAFRELVSCSNCLDYQARRLLVRYGQTKKMNANTDYVHMLNATMCAVTRVICAILEVHQTDTSVKVPKVLAQFMPAEYEYEIPFVKPAPIDETEVKKQKKQKERKDVICT, encoded by the exons ATGGTACTGGATTTAGATCTGTTTCGAAAGGATAAAGGGTTTGATCCAGATAAAGTGCGAGAAAATCAAAGGAAACGTTTTAAAGATGTAAATTTAGTTGACACGGTGATCGAAAAAGACAAAATTTGGCGTCAGCTGCGACACAGAGCTGATaacttaaataaattaaaaaatgtatgcaGCAAAGAGATAggagagaaaatgaaaaaaaaggaagcagTGGACGGCGATGATACTGTCTCAAAGGATATTCTTGAAAACCTGGAAAATTTATTGCCTAATAGCCTGAAATCGTTAACAGTTGCACAGATCAAAACTGTTCGTGGTTCCATCGACGATGCTATTCGAACAAATGATAAAGATTTAGTCTTAACCGAATTGGAAAGAAACCGTGCACTCAAAGAAATAGGAAACATATTGCATGAGTCTGTACCAATTAGCAATGACGAGGaggaaaataaa gtTGAAAGAACTTGTGGAGATTGTAcacagaaaaagaaatattctcaTGTTGATTTAATATACATGATAGATGGTATAGATGGAGAACGTGGCACTAATGTCTCAGGGGGACGTGGTTATTTTTTAACAGGACCAGCAGTTTTTCTGCAGCATGCATTAATTCAATTAGCTCTCAGGCAGTTACATGTAAAAGGTTACAAACCACTTTACACGCCATTCTTTATGCGTAAGGATGTTATGCAAGAAGTAGCACAATTATCTCAATTTGATGAAGAATTATACaag gTAATTGGTAAGGGTAGTGAACGCAATGACgataaagaaattgaagaaaaatatttgattgctACATCTGAGCAACCGATAGCTGCGTTTCATAGAAACGAATGGATTCCTGAAAATATTTTACCAATTAAGTATGCAGGACTATCTACATGTTTTAGGCAAGAAGTTGGATCTCATGGACGTGATACTAGAGGCATTTTTAGGGTTCATCAATTCGAAAAA GTAGAGCAATTCTGTTTAACATCACCATATGATGATAAATCTTGGCAAATGATGGAAGAAATGATTTCAAATGCAGaggaattttataaatctttgGAGATCCCTTATCGTATAGTAAATATAGTATCTGGTGCATTGAATAATGCTGCTTCAAAAAAACTTGACTTAGAAGCATGGTTTCCGGGATCAAGCGCTTTTCGCGAACTCGTCTCATGCAGCAACTGCTTAGATTATCAAGCAAGACGTTTACTGGTCAG ATATGGTCAAACCAAGAAGATGAATGCTAATACAGATTACGTTCATATGTTAAATGCAACCATGTGTGCGGTTACTCGCGTTATATGTGCAATTTTGGAAGTACATCAAACAGATACTTCTGTGAAAGTACCAAAGGTTCTTGCACAGTTTATGCCAGCAGAATACGAGTATGAAATTCCGTTTGTTAAACCAGCACCTATCGATGAAACAGaagtaaagaaacaaaaaaagcaaaaagaacgAAAGGATGTCATctgtacttaa
- the LOC100648131 gene encoding serine--tRNA ligase, cytoplasmic isoform X3: protein MKKKEAVDGDDTVSKDILENLENLLPNSLKSLTVAQIKTVRGSIDDAIRTNDKDLVLTELERNRALKEIGNILHESVPISNDEEENKVERTCGDCTQKKKYSHVDLIYMIDGIDGERGTNVSGGRGYFLTGPAVFLQHALIQLALRQLHVKGYKPLYTPFFMRKDVMQEVAQLSQFDEELYKVIGKGSERNDDKEIEEKYLIATSEQPIAAFHRNEWIPENILPIKYAGLSTCFRQEVGSHGRDTRGIFRVHQFEKVEQFCLTSPYDDKSWQMMEEMISNAEEFYKSLEIPYRIVNIVSGALNNAASKKLDLEAWFPGSSAFRELVSCSNCLDYQARRLLVRYGQTKKMNANTDYVHMLNATMCAVTRVICAILEVHQTDTSVKVPKVLAQFMPAEYEYEIPFVKPAPIDETEVKKQKKQKERKDVICT from the exons atgaaaaaaaaggaagcagTGGACGGCGATGATACTGTCTCAAAGGATATTCTTGAAAACCTGGAAAATTTATTGCCTAATAGCCTGAAATCGTTAACAGTTGCACAGATCAAAACTGTTCGTGGTTCCATCGACGATGCTATTCGAACAAATGATAAAGATTTAGTCTTAACCGAATTGGAAAGAAACCGTGCACTCAAAGAAATAGGAAACATATTGCATGAGTCTGTACCAATTAGCAATGACGAGGaggaaaataaa gtTGAAAGAACTTGTGGAGATTGTAcacagaaaaagaaatattctcaTGTTGATTTAATATACATGATAGATGGTATAGATGGAGAACGTGGCACTAATGTCTCAGGGGGACGTGGTTATTTTTTAACAGGACCAGCAGTTTTTCTGCAGCATGCATTAATTCAATTAGCTCTCAGGCAGTTACATGTAAAAGGTTACAAACCACTTTACACGCCATTCTTTATGCGTAAGGATGTTATGCAAGAAGTAGCACAATTATCTCAATTTGATGAAGAATTATACaag gTAATTGGTAAGGGTAGTGAACGCAATGACgataaagaaattgaagaaaaatatttgattgctACATCTGAGCAACCGATAGCTGCGTTTCATAGAAACGAATGGATTCCTGAAAATATTTTACCAATTAAGTATGCAGGACTATCTACATGTTTTAGGCAAGAAGTTGGATCTCATGGACGTGATACTAGAGGCATTTTTAGGGTTCATCAATTCGAAAAA GTAGAGCAATTCTGTTTAACATCACCATATGATGATAAATCTTGGCAAATGATGGAAGAAATGATTTCAAATGCAGaggaattttataaatctttgGAGATCCCTTATCGTATAGTAAATATAGTATCTGGTGCATTGAATAATGCTGCTTCAAAAAAACTTGACTTAGAAGCATGGTTTCCGGGATCAAGCGCTTTTCGCGAACTCGTCTCATGCAGCAACTGCTTAGATTATCAAGCAAGACGTTTACTGGTCAG ATATGGTCAAACCAAGAAGATGAATGCTAATACAGATTACGTTCATATGTTAAATGCAACCATGTGTGCGGTTACTCGCGTTATATGTGCAATTTTGGAAGTACATCAAACAGATACTTCTGTGAAAGTACCAAAGGTTCTTGCACAGTTTATGCCAGCAGAATACGAGTATGAAATTCCGTTTGTTAAACCAGCACCTATCGATGAAACAGaagtaaagaaacaaaaaaagcaaaaagaacgAAAGGATGTCATctgtacttaa
- the LOC100648595 gene encoding dnaJ homolog subfamily C member 17, translating into MDLYELIGIERTASVQEIKKAYRKKALHCHPDKNPDNPKAAELFHELSRALEILIDTSARAAYDKVINAKYQQKLRAKEFDLNRKKLKEDLEAREFAEKSLNTDNEKLQAEIERLRKEGSKQVQEEIALMNRHFEKQSKAVYKESQTNSDSYRLKVKWKSHKNQTNNGGYDYNTLYRIFSKYGKIIALVISSTREGRALVEYQKRSDAEMALNYEIGLVQYPLKLQKLWDKEEKSNIFASETANNDGNSTKHMVNQSMFDIEQFEHSVLNNLKEAEERKRSIGKQGTMEST; encoded by the coding sequence atgGATCTGTATGAATTAATTGGTATAGAAAGAACAGCTTCTGTTCAAGAAATTAAGAAAGCATATCGTAAGAAAGCTCTGCATTGCCATCCTGACAAAAATCCAGATAATCCAAAAGCAGCTGAATTATTTCATGAATTATCACGAGCCTTGGAAATTCTTATTGATACATCTGCTCGTGCAGCTTATGACAAAGTTATTAATGCTAAGTATCAACAAAAATTACGTGCTAAAGAATTTGATTTAAATCgcaaaaaattgaaagaagattTGGAAGCACGGGAATTTGCTGAAAAATCTTTGAATACAGATAATGAGAAATTACAGGCTGAAATAGAGCGATTGCGAAAAGAAGGATCAAAGCAAGTACAGGAAGAAATAGCACTTATGAATAGACACTTTGAAAAACAATCAAAAGCAGTTTACAAGGAATCACAAACTAACAGTGATTCTTATAGATTAAAAGTGAAATGGAAGTCTCATAAAAATCAGACCAACAATGGCGGATATGactataatacgttatatagaattttctCAAAGTATGGGAAAATAATTGCTCTTGTTATTTCCTCCACAAGAGAAGGCAGAGCATTAGTAGAGTATCAAAAAAGAAGCGATGCTGAAATGGCTCTAAACTATGAAATTGGTTTAGTTCAATATCCACTTAAACTTCAAAAGTTATgggacaaagaggaaaaatcaaACATTTTTGCCTCAGAAACTGCTAACAATGATGGTAATTCTACGAAGCACATGGTAAATCAAAGTATGTTTGATATTGAACAATTTGAACATTCtgtattgaataatttaaaggaagctgaagaaagaaaaagatctaTAGGAAAACAGGGCACGATGGAAAGCAcctga